From a single bacterium genomic region:
- a CDS encoding response regulator, with protein MYRIVIVDDEPEIVDIMVEYFHGEEFDVTGLSDPSRAVELIASKHPEVVLLDIMMPEMDGYEVASRLKTDPRTAEIPIIFLTGKERQDDDLRFSKFAGDLYVHKPVPLPELKESVLFMINNSISMGRK; from the coding sequence GTGTATCGCATTGTTATTGTCGATGACGAACCGGAAATTGTAGATATCATGGTCGAATACTTCCACGGCGAAGAATTTGACGTCACCGGTTTATCCGATCCTTCGAGAGCAGTTGAGTTAATCGCTTCGAAGCACCCCGAAGTCGTCCTGCTCGACATCATGATGCCCGAAATGGATGGCTACGAAGTTGCCAGCCGCCTCAAAACCGATCCTCGCACTGCCGAAATTCCTATCATCTTTCTGACCGGTAAAGAACGCCAGGACGACGATCTGCGCTTCTCGAAATTCGCCGGTGATCTCTACGTCCACAAACCTGTGCCGCTCCCGGAATTGAAAGAATCTGTGCTTTTCATGATCAACAATTCGATTTCTATGGGACGAAAATAG
- a CDS encoding ABC transporter permease: MNWRRTFTLLIKEFQELFRDRKVLAIIFVSPIVQLIIFGYAATYDVKNIPLGILDHDQTSMSRKLIQSLQASDIFTVDRILNSENQIDSLLQTNEVWCVLQVPRSFADDIASGKPVDLGAAIDAANSNSAMITANYLQGAIARFNEDILAQRIASSGGVAAKPVGMVAPKLRIWYNPDLESRNFNVPAMVVQILVLVTLMLTSMAIVREKEFGTMEQLIVTPVRPSELIIGKALPYAFIGMIDISLISAVAVFYFKVPLVGSLTLLFFTSLIFMISTLAIGLLISTISATQQQAMISAFFFMMPAILLSGFAFPLENMPVSIQYLTYLNPLRYFIVIIRSIFLKGGSFISLLDQIIPLFVLGISVLAIAALRFKKRSA; the protein is encoded by the coding sequence ATGAACTGGCGACGTACCTTCACATTGCTCATCAAGGAGTTTCAAGAGCTGTTTCGCGACCGTAAGGTCCTGGCAATCATCTTCGTGTCGCCGATTGTTCAGCTAATCATCTTTGGCTATGCCGCGACTTATGATGTCAAAAATATCCCCCTTGGAATCCTGGACCACGATCAAACATCGATGAGCCGCAAGCTAATTCAATCTCTGCAGGCATCCGACATCTTCACCGTTGACCGCATTCTCAACTCTGAAAATCAAATCGATAGTCTTCTTCAAACCAATGAAGTCTGGTGCGTTTTACAGGTTCCCCGCTCCTTTGCCGACGACATCGCATCCGGCAAGCCGGTGGACCTTGGCGCCGCCATCGATGCCGCCAATTCCAATAGCGCCATGATTACTGCCAATTACTTGCAAGGCGCCATCGCTAGATTCAACGAGGATATCCTGGCGCAACGAATCGCCTCATCCGGCGGTGTCGCCGCCAAACCTGTAGGCATGGTTGCACCCAAATTGCGCATCTGGTATAACCCTGACCTCGAAAGCCGCAACTTCAATGTTCCGGCAATGGTCGTGCAGATTTTGGTCCTGGTCACGTTGATGTTGACCTCAATGGCTATTGTCCGTGAAAAGGAGTTCGGCACCATGGAGCAGCTGATCGTCACACCGGTGCGCCCAAGCGAGCTCATCATTGGCAAGGCGCTACCCTACGCCTTCATTGGCATGATCGACATATCCTTGATAAGTGCCGTCGCCGTCTTCTACTTCAAGGTCCCCTTGGTTGGCAGCCTGACGCTGTTGTTCTTCACATCGCTCATTTTCATGATCTCGACCCTTGCCATCGGCCTTCTCATCTCGACCATCTCCGCCACTCAACAGCAGGCAATGATCAGCGCATTCTTCTTCATGATGCCCGCCATTTTGTTGTCCGGCTTCGCATTTCCGCTGGAGAATATGCCTGTTTCAATTCAGTACTTAACCTACCTGAACCCCTTGCGCTATTTCATCGTGATTATCCGCTCGATCTTCCTCAAGGGCGGCAGTTTCATCAGTCTCCTCGACCAGATTATCCCCCTGTTCGTTCTTGGAATCTCAGTCCTGGCTATCGCCGCATTACGTTTCAAAAAACGTTCCGCCTAA
- a CDS encoding ABC transporter permease, whose protein sequence is MNSNRVWAIARKETLQIIRDTRSLILAFLLPMTLIFLFGYAITLDIRQIPAVVADYSNTTHSRELIRKFTNSGYFVEIERTNLPERVTELIERSKAKVAVVIPVDFANQLITGTAEVQIITDGADANTTQSVVGYTSQIISQFNLESIERQFGGRVSVSPINLEPRFWFNPDLDSQNFLVPGLISLIMTILGSLLTSLTIAREWERGTMELLISTPITPLELAVGKLMPYYIIGIVDLFMAAYIGIAIFEVPFHGSLWLLFLFSSLFLLAVLANGYLISVVAKSQQLAFQLSLLTSFLPGFLLSGFLFPISSMPTMIQVVSHVIPGRYFIEVLRGLFLKGSGLELLYMQGLALLIFAVAFSVLATHKFRKTIE, encoded by the coding sequence ATGAACTCCAATCGCGTCTGGGCAATCGCTCGCAAGGAGACCTTGCAGATCATTCGCGATACGCGTTCATTGATTCTCGCATTTCTCCTCCCCATGACGTTGATCTTCCTTTTCGGATACGCGATTACACTCGATATCCGGCAGATACCAGCAGTTGTGGCCGATTACTCCAACACCACCCATTCGCGCGAGTTGATTCGCAAATTCACCAACAGCGGATACTTTGTCGAGATCGAGCGAACAAATCTGCCAGAGCGCGTCACCGAGCTGATCGAACGCAGCAAAGCCAAGGTCGCCGTCGTCATCCCCGTCGATTTTGCCAATCAGCTAATCACCGGAACCGCTGAGGTACAGATCATCACCGATGGCGCCGATGCCAACACCACTCAATCTGTCGTGGGCTACACATCCCAAATCATCTCTCAATTCAACCTTGAGAGCATCGAGCGCCAATTCGGAGGTCGTGTTTCCGTCAGCCCAATCAATCTCGAACCGAGATTCTGGTTCAACCCCGATCTTGATTCGCAGAACTTCCTCGTTCCCGGTTTGATTTCTCTTATCATGACGATTCTCGGCTCGCTCCTTACCTCGCTCACCATCGCGCGCGAGTGGGAACGCGGCACAATGGAATTGCTGATATCGACGCCAATCACGCCGTTGGAACTGGCAGTCGGCAAACTCATGCCCTACTACATCATTGGAATTGTCGATCTGTTTATGGCGGCTTACATCGGTATCGCAATCTTCGAAGTTCCCTTCCACGGCAGTCTGTGGTTGTTGTTTTTGTTTTCGAGCCTGTTTTTGTTGGCGGTTCTCGCCAATGGTTATCTCATCAGTGTCGTCGCCAAGTCGCAACAATTGGCATTTCAGCTGTCCCTGCTGACTTCGTTCTTGCCCGGCTTCCTCTTGTCCGGATTCCTTTTCCCGATTAGCTCAATGCCAACAATGATTCAGGTTGTAAGTCACGTCATCCCCGGCCGCTACTTCATCGAAGTCTTGCGCGGCCTCTTTCTTAAGGGCTCAGGGCTCGAACTTCTCTACATGCAAGGTCTCGCATTGCTCATCTTCGCCGTTGCCTTCTCGGTGCTCGCCACCCACAAGTTCAGAAAGACAATCGAATGA
- a CDS encoding ABC transporter ATP-binding protein, whose protein sequence is MTDFAVDVTNLRRDFGKFTAVNNITFQVNRGEIFGFLGPNGAGKSTTIRMLCGLLKPSSGSGTVAGFDIMKESEKIKTRIGYMSQKFSLYHTLSVEENLNFYAGVYLMDRARHTEKKNTFFNETVMGQVRDTLVADLPAGTRQLLALFCAIQHEPEIIFLDEPTAGVDPLSRRYFWEQINRLSDLGVTIFVTTHYLDEAEECNRIGMIFSGTLAAIGKPDELKHQRFAGRIYKFDSRNPWETADHLRKRPDIDDVVLFGSELHITLKPDADFSTVSSAIRTADSTATEITAIDPTLEDLFIALINEGPK, encoded by the coding sequence ATGACCGATTTCGCTGTTGATGTCACCAATTTGCGCCGCGACTTCGGCAAGTTTACTGCCGTCAATAACATCACCTTCCAGGTTAATCGCGGCGAAATCTTCGGATTTCTCGGTCCCAATGGCGCCGGCAAGTCAACGACAATCCGCATGCTGTGTGGACTGTTGAAACCAAGCTCCGGCAGCGGCACCGTCGCCGGCTTCGACATCATGAAAGAATCTGAGAAGATTAAAACGCGCATCGGTTACATGTCGCAGAAGTTCTCACTCTATCATACGCTTTCTGTCGAAGAGAATCTCAACTTCTATGCCGGCGTCTATCTCATGGATCGCGCCCGCCACACCGAGAAGAAAAACACTTTCTTCAACGAAACCGTTATGGGCCAAGTGCGCGACACGCTTGTCGCCGACTTGCCCGCCGGTACCAGACAACTGCTCGCGCTCTTCTGCGCCATTCAACACGAACCGGAAATCATCTTTCTCGATGAACCAACCGCCGGTGTCGATCCGTTGTCGCGCCGATATTTCTGGGAACAGATCAACCGTCTTTCCGATCTTGGCGTCACGATCTTTGTCACGACACACTACCTCGATGAAGCTGAAGAGTGCAATCGCATCGGCATGATCTTCAGTGGTACTCTCGCCGCCATCGGAAAACCCGACGAATTGAAGCATCAACGCTTCGCCGGACGAATCTACAAATTCGACTCCCGTAATCCCTGGGAGACTGCCGACCACCTGCGTAAGAGACCCGACATCGACGACGTCGTTCTCTTTGGTTCCGAACTTCATATCACGCTCAAGCCTGATGCCGACTTCAGCACTGTCAGTTCAGCCATTCGCACTGCTGATTCTACAGCAACTGAGATTACTGCAATCGACCCGACACTCGAAGATCTCTTCATCGCCTTGATCAACGAGGGACCGAAATGA
- a CDS encoding ABC transporter ATP-binding protein: protein MTAAITAKSLRKTFGETVALNNLSFAVPEASILAVVGPDGAGKTTLLRILAGILNCDSGDILIFDDDYRRNFDSKKANIGYMPQRFGLYEDLTVQENIDFFADLFSVKGQDRRTRIQRLLQFSRMEPFTGRFAGKLSGGMKQKLGLACALIHNPKILLLDEPTNGVDPVSRREFWKLLYDLNREGTTIVVSSSYMDEAERASRFLLMHKGAIISEGEPAHIRKHFHQVVYELTPANPRQAKDQLASDSRFLSVSLFGKSVHIAASRELPFAQISSAVQSKNIAADTLREIIPSFEDIYIGMSQEKQ, encoded by the coding sequence ATGACCGCTGCCATCACCGCCAAATCTCTGCGCAAGACGTTCGGTGAGACGGTTGCCCTGAACAACCTCTCATTCGCTGTTCCCGAAGCATCAATCCTTGCTGTCGTCGGTCCTGATGGCGCCGGCAAAACGACACTATTGCGCATATTGGCAGGCATTCTCAATTGCGACTCCGGTGACATTCTCATCTTCGACGACGACTACCGCCGCAACTTCGATTCCAAAAAAGCAAACATCGGCTATATGCCGCAGCGCTTTGGACTCTACGAAGATTTGACGGTTCAAGAGAACATCGACTTCTTCGCTGATCTGTTTTCGGTCAAGGGTCAGGACCGCCGTACTCGCATACAACGCCTGCTGCAGTTCTCCCGCATGGAACCCTTCACCGGCAGATTTGCCGGCAAGCTCTCCGGCGGCATGAAACAGAAACTGGGACTCGCCTGCGCTCTAATTCACAATCCCAAGATTCTCCTGCTTGACGAACCAACCAATGGTGTCGATCCGGTGTCGCGTCGCGAATTCTGGAAACTCCTCTACGATCTCAATCGCGAAGGCACCACCATCGTCGTCAGTTCCTCATACATGGATGAGGCTGAACGCGCCAGTCGATTCCTGCTGATGCACAAAGGCGCTATCATCTCCGAGGGAGAACCCGCGCATATTCGAAAGCACTTTCATCAAGTCGTCTATGAACTAACACCTGCCAATCCGCGACAAGCCAAGGACCAACTCGCCTCCGATTCCCGCTTCCTTTCAGTCTCGCTCTTTGGCAAGAGTGTCCACATTGCCGCCTCGCGAGAATTGCCGTTCGCTCAAATCAGCTCTGCAGTCCAATCAAAGAATATAGCTGCCGATACTCTGCGCGAAATCATCCCCTCATTCGAAGACATCTACATCGGAATGTCGCAGGAAAAGCAATGA
- a CDS encoding efflux RND transporter periplasmic adaptor subunit, protein MRKLAIIPILVVISLVLVFLIYRRQQSDILPPDVIYSSGTVEAAAVSVAAQTSGKIIDKRFSRGDQITVGDTLLLIEGELLDAKQQELDASISATRDEISAARIDLANVKTNLDRLKEAYAVGSIPKREYDNVQTAYDSGTRRLASLEARLQTISAQQQTLDIQKGYTAITSPTSGFVQADPVEVGEIAMTGSTLLEIVDLSDTWVEIYVNEADLPHLHLNDPADVFLDASPDSAIKGNISFISQKAEFTPKNVQTKKERVKLVFAVRIKVDNTAGSFKPGLPVDVYLKKS, encoded by the coding sequence GTGCGTAAGTTAGCAATCATCCCGATCTTAGTGGTCATCTCGTTAGTGCTGGTTTTCTTAATCTACCGGCGTCAGCAGTCCGACATCCTCCCACCTGACGTAATCTATTCCTCCGGCACCGTGGAGGCCGCCGCCGTCTCCGTCGCGGCACAAACATCAGGGAAGATCATCGACAAACGCTTCAGCCGTGGCGACCAAATCACCGTCGGCGACACGCTGCTTCTCATCGAGGGCGAATTACTCGACGCCAAACAGCAGGAACTGGACGCGTCCATCTCCGCCACACGCGATGAAATCTCCGCCGCACGTATCGATCTCGCCAACGTCAAAACCAATCTCGATCGTCTCAAAGAGGCTTATGCTGTCGGTTCGATTCCCAAGCGCGAATACGACAATGTCCAGACCGCTTACGACTCCGGCACGCGACGCCTCGCCTCGCTCGAAGCCCGCTTGCAGACAATCTCCGCTCAACAACAGACGCTCGATATCCAAAAAGGCTACACCGCTATCACCAGTCCGACCAGCGGATTCGTGCAAGCCGATCCGGTCGAAGTTGGCGAAATCGCCATGACCGGCTCCACACTGCTCGAAATCGTCGACCTCAGCGATACCTGGGTGGAAATCTACGTAAACGAAGCCGACCTGCCGCATCTGCATCTCAACGATCCGGCTGATGTCTTCCTCGATGCCAGTCCCGACAGCGCCATCAAAGGCAATATCTCCTTCATTTCCCAAAAGGCTGAGTTCACGCCCAAGAACGTCCAAACTAAGAAAGAACGCGTCAAACTTGTCTTTGCTGTTCGCATCAAGGTTGACAACACCGCGGGATCATTCAAGCCGGGATTGCCGGTCGATGTCTATCTGAAGAAATCATGA
- a CDS encoding FAD-binding protein — translation MNLFYPPDPASVKESSIGGNVAECAGGLRCKKYGLTKDYVLGIEGYDIEGELIQTGSFAKDQTYDLGSILVGSEGTLAIIVRIAIQLIDPSPFSRTFFATFSKQSDAAEVVSGIMASGVIPAVLEFMDGDAIACTLDYLKWTDVIPAAAALVIELDGTPSTVDKETESITPIIKSRNPIQFETTEDDSRRDYLWTLRRSISRAITAAAVLRVSEDVCVPPSKLPQLVTALPDLGTKHNLRVNSFGHAGDGNLHVNFLATEDTLEIHDRIHAAVRELFEITVKMDGTISGEHGIGMTKRAYLPIEVPAPTLELFRTIKAAFDPPNLVNPGKIF, via the coding sequence TTGAATTTGTTCTACCCTCCTGACCCGGCAAGCGTCAAAGAATCCTCGATCGGCGGCAACGTTGCCGAATGCGCCGGCGGATTGCGTTGCAAGAAATATGGTCTCACCAAAGACTACGTTCTTGGCATCGAGGGCTACGATATCGAGGGCGAACTCATCCAGACTGGCTCGTTCGCGAAAGACCAGACCTACGACCTCGGCTCGATCCTAGTCGGCTCTGAAGGCACCTTGGCGATCATTGTTAGAATCGCTATCCAATTGATCGACCCGTCGCCTTTTAGTCGAACTTTCTTTGCCACCTTCTCGAAACAATCCGATGCCGCGGAGGTCGTCTCCGGAATCATGGCGAGCGGTGTCATTCCCGCCGTCCTCGAATTCATGGATGGCGACGCTATCGCTTGCACCCTCGACTATCTCAAATGGACCGACGTTATTCCAGCCGCGGCCGCACTTGTCATCGAACTCGATGGCACGCCGTCCACTGTCGACAAAGAGACCGAGTCGATTACTCCGATTATCAAGTCCCGCAACCCGATACAGTTCGAGACTACCGAGGACGACTCTCGCCGCGACTATCTCTGGACCTTGCGGCGCTCGATTTCCCGCGCCATCACAGCCGCTGCTGTCTTGCGCGTTTCTGAAGATGTCTGCGTGCCTCCTTCGAAACTGCCCCAACTCGTCACCGCATTACCTGACCTTGGCACCAAGCACAATCTGCGCGTCAACTCTTTCGGCCATGCGGGTGACGGGAACCTCCATGTGAACTTCCTCGCCACCGAGGACACACTCGAAATCCACGATCGTATCCACGCCGCCGTTCGCGAACTATTCGAGATTACTGTCAAAATGGACGGCACCATCTCTGGCGAGCACGGAATCGGCATGACCAAGCGCGCCTACTTGCCCATTGAGGTCCCGGCACCAACCCTTGAATTGTTCCGCACCATCAAAGCCGCCTTTGACCCACCCAATCTGGTCAACCCCGGCAAAATCTTTTAG
- a CDS encoding FmdB family transcriptional regulator, whose protein sequence is MPTYWYRCQTCSHEFEEFQKMSDPALRDCPKCGGVVMRVITGGTGLIFKGSGFYITDYRKDSYKKAASSDSSSSSTPAPSTESKPKPKSD, encoded by the coding sequence ATGCCGACATATTGGTACCGCTGTCAAACTTGCAGTCATGAATTCGAGGAGTTTCAGAAAATGTCTGACCCCGCTCTTCGCGATTGCCCGAAATGCGGAGGTGTCGTCATGCGTGTCATCACCGGCGGGACCGGGCTGATCTTCAAAGGCTCAGGCTTCTATATCACCGATTATCGCAAGGACTCGTACAAGAAAGCCGCCAGCTCCGACTCAAGTTCTTCTTCTACCCCGGCGCCTTCCACCGAGTCCAAGCCAAAACCCAAGAGCGACTAA
- the pta gene encoding phosphate acetyltransferase, translating to MSVLQQFRDKAKSLKRRVVYPEGEEPRSIIAAKTVIAEGIAQVILVGDTAKITALAKEHQLDLSKCTVSDPATSPLHKEFAQELFELRKAKGLTLEEAEKTIRQPLYWGAMMVRKNLADGSVAGALNTTGDVLRAGIQVIGLGKGITAVSSFFMMVLPEFLGEKEKVIFFADSAVIPQPNVEQLAAIAVSTARSYRALMNEEPRVAMLSFSTKGSAKHSDCTKVIEALKLVKQIEPNLIVDGELQVDAAIIPKVQQSKAPDSPVEGRANVLIFPDLDAGNIAYKLVQRMAKAEAIGPIVQGMAKPVNDLSRGCSPEDIVNVTAIAMTMGGL from the coding sequence ATGTCCGTGCTCCAGCAATTTCGCGATAAAGCCAAATCCCTGAAACGTCGAGTGGTATACCCAGAAGGCGAAGAACCACGCTCGATCATCGCCGCCAAAACAGTAATCGCCGAGGGCATCGCCCAAGTGATTCTCGTCGGCGACACTGCCAAGATCACCGCACTCGCCAAAGAACATCAGCTCGACTTAAGCAAGTGCACTGTCAGCGATCCGGCGACTTCGCCTCTTCACAAGGAGTTCGCTCAAGAGCTGTTCGAACTGCGCAAAGCCAAGGGCCTCACCCTCGAGGAAGCCGAGAAGACCATCCGTCAGCCGCTCTATTGGGGCGCCATGATGGTCCGCAAGAACCTCGCCGATGGCTCTGTCGCCGGTGCTCTTAACACGACCGGTGACGTTCTCCGCGCAGGCATTCAGGTCATTGGACTTGGCAAAGGCATCACCGCAGTTTCCAGCTTCTTTATGATGGTCCTGCCGGAGTTTCTTGGCGAGAAAGAGAAAGTCATCTTCTTCGCCGACTCAGCAGTGATTCCCCAACCGAACGTGGAACAGCTTGCAGCGATCGCCGTTTCAACTGCGCGTTCGTATCGCGCTCTCATGAACGAGGAGCCTCGCGTTGCGATGCTCTCCTTCTCGACCAAAGGCTCTGCCAAGCACTCCGATTGCACAAAGGTGATTGAGGCTCTCAAGCTCGTCAAGCAGATCGAGCCGAATCTTATCGTCGATGGCGAACTTCAGGTTGATGCCGCAATCATCCCTAAGGTTCAGCAATCCAAGGCGCCAGACTCACCTGTTGAAGGTAGAGCAAATGTGTTGATTTTTCCTGATTTGGATGCCGGCAACATTGCGTATAAGTTGGTACAAAGAATGGCGAAAGCCGAAGCCATCGGCCCGATTGTCCAAGGCATGGCCAAACCTGTCAACGACTTGTCGCGCGGCTGTTCGCCCGAAGATATCGTCAACGTCACCGCCATCGCGATGACCATGGGCGGTCTATAA
- the prfB gene encoding peptide chain release factor 2: MTLAENFWGNQAKAQGILKEISLEKKWLEESAKLEKSLGDLETLEELSSDDAELKRELEQQHTELDRHLADFELRTLLSDRDDPNDAIISIHPGAGGTESQDWAQMLLRLYTRWCERHGYQADLIDYSDGDEAGIKSATLEVRGDYAYGYLKSESGVHRLVRISPFDANQRRHTSFASVFVLPEVGEEILIEINPDDIRIDTFRASGAGGQHVNKTSSAIRITHIPTNIVVQCQTERSQLKNKESALKVLKARLYQRAREEEEKKLEVYVKQQKKIEWGSQIRSYVFHPYNMVKDHRTSCETSNTSAVMDGAIDEFITAYLNWKDK, encoded by the coding sequence TTGACGCTTGCAGAGAACTTCTGGGGCAATCAGGCAAAGGCACAGGGCATTCTCAAGGAAATCTCTCTCGAAAAGAAATGGCTCGAAGAATCCGCTAAGCTCGAAAAATCGCTCGGCGATCTCGAAACTCTTGAAGAACTCTCTTCCGATGATGCCGAACTCAAACGCGAACTCGAACAGCAACATACCGAACTCGACCGCCATCTGGCCGATTTCGAACTTCGCACTCTGCTCTCTGACCGCGATGACCCCAACGACGCCATCATCTCAATTCATCCCGGCGCCGGCGGTACCGAGTCGCAAGACTGGGCACAGATGCTGCTGCGTCTCTACACCCGCTGGTGCGAACGCCACGGCTATCAGGCTGACTTAATCGACTACTCCGACGGCGACGAAGCCGGCATCAAATCAGCCACTCTCGAAGTCCGCGGCGACTATGCCTATGGCTACCTAAAATCGGAATCCGGCGTGCATCGTCTGGTGCGAATTTCCCCCTTCGATGCCAATCAACGCCGGCACACTTCTTTTGCCTCGGTCTTCGTTCTCCCCGAAGTCGGCGAAGAAATCCTCATCGAAATCAATCCTGACGATATTCGCATCGATACTTTCCGCGCCTCCGGCGCCGGCGGCCAGCACGTCAACAAGACCTCGTCGGCGATTCGCATCACACACATTCCGACTAACATTGTTGTGCAATGCCAAACCGAGCGCTCGCAGTTGAAGAACAAAGAATCCGCGCTCAAGGTCCTCAAGGCCCGCCTTTATCAACGCGCTCGTGAAGAGGAAGAGAAGAAACTCGAGGTATACGTCAAGCAACAAAAGAAGATCGAATGGGGCAGCCAAATCCGCTCATACGTTTTTCATCCATACAACATGGTTAAGGATCATCGCACCTCTTGTGAAACGTCGAATACCTCGGCGGTCATGGATGGCGCGATTGATGAATTTATCACTGCTTATCTAAACTGGAAAGATAAGTAG
- a CDS encoding 23S rRNA (adenine(2503)-C(2))-methyltransferase RlmN, which produces MSTARKINVFGLSLKGMEDLMVAHGEKPFRGRQLFQWIYQKETSDFTQMSNFNKELRDLLDAKHDVRLPEVVRKQRDPDDSTAKYLVKFSDGAMVEMVLIPVRERLALCMSSQVGCTIGCKFCATGLLGFKRNLSAGEMIGQFMLARNLTGDKELANVVMMGMGEPLLNLDNVVEAIRTISSEQGLGFSARKFTISTVGLITEVRKLTEMRLKAGLALSLHAPIQSLRERLIPSAKDNPLDKLKNRLRLTISGRRRRMRLINSASICIRAVRQ; this is translated from the coding sequence ATGTCAACTGCAAGAAAAATCAACGTTTTCGGGCTCTCCCTTAAAGGGATGGAAGACCTGATGGTAGCGCACGGCGAGAAGCCGTTTCGCGGCCGCCAACTGTTTCAATGGATTTACCAGAAGGAAACCAGCGACTTCACCCAGATGAGCAACTTTAACAAGGAGTTGCGAGACCTTTTGGATGCCAAGCACGATGTTCGCCTTCCGGAAGTGGTTCGCAAGCAACGCGATCCGGACGACAGCACCGCCAAGTATCTCGTGAAATTCTCCGACGGGGCAATGGTCGAAATGGTGCTGATTCCGGTGCGAGAGCGCCTCGCGCTGTGCATGTCGAGCCAGGTGGGATGCACGATCGGGTGCAAATTCTGCGCGACCGGATTGCTTGGATTTAAGCGGAATCTCAGCGCGGGAGAGATGATCGGCCAGTTTATGCTGGCGCGCAATCTTACCGGCGACAAGGAACTGGCGAATGTGGTGATGATGGGAATGGGCGAGCCGCTGTTGAATCTCGATAATGTCGTGGAGGCGATTCGAACAATCAGTTCCGAGCAGGGGCTGGGATTTTCGGCGCGCAAGTTCACGATTTCGACAGTGGGGCTGATAACTGAAGTTCGCAAACTGACGGAGATGCGGTTGAAGGCGGGATTGGCGTTGTCGCTGCACGCGCCGATACAAAGTCTACGCGAGCGGTTGATACCGTCGGCAAAAGACAATCCGCTGGATAAGCTGAAAAACCGTTTACGCCTTACGATTTCAGGACGCCGTCGCAGGATGCGATTGATCAATTCCGCGAGTATTTGTATCCGCGCTGTCCGGCAGTGA
- a CDS encoding 4Fe-4S binding protein has protein sequence MLRGSIARLLGLLLLSLTLSVSLAAQTGDSGIVHNHSDSSAIAAPESTASALLTEENHVADQAETQREPTLWEMLTRTKHLVMMALMLVGIGVLFFVKVNRWIRLLGVVIIFFLFGSELILPVHPSPMCGVTKLFMFRFTWGQWFVGFLALTLVIFIPSLIYRKAFCGWVCPLGAFQELVNKIPFKWRVKQFNFTAFNSIRMGLLAMFFITFFYMKESMDYLGNELGHLELPMWKAYSAYNIYDPINYFEYLHWGVGTQWIIMMTILVIASLIIYRPFCYLICPIGAVSWLFEKVAPGKIRIDRTKCNECGVCVIKSPCPTIKPLIKGDTFGLPDCTSCGECLSTCNRDAIKFSFKN, from the coding sequence ATGCTTCGTGGATCAATCGCTCGACTTCTTGGCTTACTTCTATTGAGCCTCACATTGTCAGTCTCGCTGGCGGCGCAGACTGGCGATAGCGGCATCGTCCACAACCACTCCGATTCCTCCGCAATTGCCGCTCCGGAATCGACAGCATCCGCTTTATTAACCGAAGAAAACCACGTAGCCGACCAAGCCGAAACACAACGCGAACCTACCTTGTGGGAGATGCTCACACGCACCAAGCACTTGGTAATGATGGCGCTCATGCTTGTCGGAATCGGTGTGCTGTTCTTCGTCAAAGTCAATCGTTGGATTCGCTTGCTCGGAGTCGTCATCATCTTCTTCCTCTTTGGCAGCGAACTGATTCTCCCTGTTCATCCCAGCCCGATGTGCGGTGTCACCAAGCTGTTCATGTTCCGCTTTACTTGGGGCCAGTGGTTTGTCGGATTTTTGGCACTAACTCTCGTGATCTTCATTCCGAGCCTGATTTACCGCAAGGCATTCTGCGGCTGGGTCTGCCCACTTGGCGCATTTCAAGAATTGGTCAACAAAATCCCATTCAAATGGCGCGTCAAACAATTCAACTTCACCGCCTTCAATTCCATCAGAATGGGACTGTTGGCGATGTTCTTCATCACATTCTTCTACATGAAGGAATCGATGGACTATCTCGGCAATGAACTGGGACATCTCGAATTGCCGATGTGGAAAGCCTACAGCGCCTACAATATCTACGACCCGATCAACTACTTCGAGTACTTGCACTGGGGTGTCGGAACACAATGGATCATCATGATGACCATTCTGGTCATTGCCAGCCTGATCATTTACCGCCCCTTCTGTTATCTAATCTGCCCGATTGGCGCCGTCAGTTGGCTGTTTGAAAAAGTCGCTCCCGGCAAAATTCGTATCGACCGCACCAAATGCAACGAATGCGGCGTCTGCGTCATCAAGTCCCCTTGCCCGACAATCAAACCCCTCATCAAGGGTGACACTTTCGGCCTCCCCGATTGCACTTCCTGTGGCGAATGCCTCTCCACCTGCAACCGCGACGCCATCAAATTCTCTTTTAAGAATTAA